A portion of the Thermodesulfobacteriota bacterium genome contains these proteins:
- a CDS encoding two-CW domain-containing protein has product MGEKPLNCWEYKKCGRQPGGARVAELGVCPAAIERSLDGIHRGDNAGRACWVIAGTYCGGKVQGDYAAKLGNCANCEFFQMVLREEHTDLQDAIHILEALEIVARH; this is encoded by the coding sequence ATGGGAGAAAAGCCCTTGAACTGCTGGGAGTACAAGAAATGCGGCCGCCAGCCTGGCGGGGCCCGGGTTGCCGAACTGGGGGTCTGCCCGGCCGCCATCGAGCGCAGCCTGGACGGCATCCACCGGGGCGACAACGCCGGCCGCGCCTGCTGGGTGATCGCCGGCACCTACTGCGGAGGCAAGGTCCAGGGAGACTACGCAGCCAAGCTCGGCAACTGCGCCAACTGCGAGTTCTTCCAGATGGTGCTCCGGGAGGAGCACACCGATCTCCAGGATGCCATCCATATCCTGGAGGCCCTCGAGATCGTGGCCCGGCACTGA
- a CDS encoding pancreas/duodenum homeobox protein 1, with protein sequence MDLPADPARIFTQEALDALFPPERTDRFFDALYGDAREGAYDIRLAFLGADPGQQQLVFAFRLHERPGACLACNLTYGLPQVFDRHPVIGVQSLVEGLVALLPAKPGRVNWSLGRTEAKSRRLHTIPLVVQLG encoded by the coding sequence ATGGACCTGCCCGCCGATCCGGCCCGCATCTTCACCCAGGAGGCCCTGGACGCCCTCTTCCCGCCGGAGCGCACCGATCGTTTTTTTGACGCCCTGTACGGCGATGCCCGCGAGGGTGCCTACGATATCCGCCTGGCCTTCCTCGGCGCCGACCCCGGCCAGCAGCAGCTCGTCTTTGCCTTCCGGCTCCACGAGCGGCCGGGTGCCTGCCTGGCCTGCAACCTGACCTACGGCCTGCCGCAGGTCTTCGACCGCCACCCGGTCATCGGTGTCCAGTCCCTGGTGGAGGGCCTGGTGGCACTGCTACCCGCAAAGCCCGGCCGCGTCAACTGGTCTTTGGGGCGGACCGAGGCCAAATCCCGGCGCCTGCACACCATCCCCCTGGTGGTCCAGCTCGGCTAG